A window of Bos indicus x Bos taurus breed Angus x Brahman F1 hybrid chromosome 20, Bos_hybrid_MaternalHap_v2.0, whole genome shotgun sequence genomic DNA:
CCATACCTTTGAGTGAAACTTCCAAAAtaatgaagaagaagaacaaaaaggTATATTTTTGCACAGGGGAATGAGtgatattttgaattttagattAACCTGTTTAAATACAAATGTGTGAAGAAACTCAAGACATTGAAAATAGTTccatcttttgaaaaattaagtttaatGAAATGAGAAAACTAGAATTAATGATCAGAAATGAAACTGGgtttgaaaatgtttattaacCATGAAGAATATCCCTTCCTGTGtttgaagatataaaatatattttaaccaaAGTATAACTGTGAGCTTTTTCAAAGCATGAAAATACATCTTCTATAGAATATAACATGGATTTCACAGGAAAGTACAAGGTATCTATGTTGTTGTCACAGTGCTCTTTTAAGGACAAGGGATATACATTGTTTCTAGCAGGAAATCTGACAAGCAAGGACCTTTATGCTGAACCCTTTTCTTGTCTAGTTGTCCACATGTCATGGTGACTTCAGTGTTTTAAACATATTCAAGATCAGTTATTCTAATCTTTGTTTACCACCGTATGTTTTacacttcattttaaagaaatcattagTTGATAATGAcacataaattatattatttctgagttttaagttttttttatttctaatccaTATATGGTATAGAATAGCATTCAAAGTGACTGACTCTTTCAGCAAGTGTATTTTGAATGAGCATTTAATCTTCCCAGTATACTGagaagtttttcttccaagaaccaATTCCTCTTGGACAATAGCCAATGTTTACCTATAACTACTGTGGGCCAGACACTAGGTGTAAATgctgtatgtatatttttcatgATTTCTAATAATCCAATGTATGAAGTTACTCCTAGATGAGATTAAAACGCTTGCCTGATATTAAGCAACTGGTTAAGTGGTTAAGCTGGAATTTGAGCCTAGATTTCTCTGTTTGCTTCTGTGGTCTCCATTCTTCCTATTCTAGTATATTCATGCTCTCTGGTAAGTTTGCTTTGGTATGTCCTAGGAGAAATGTTTAAGTATTAACTAGAATaataaaatacactaaaaaatCATATCATGGCCCAGTGGTTTATACATAGgaatagaaattattatttttactacctTTCAAAACAAAATTGAGTATGTTGAAACCATAGGACTTACTGGACATTGCCTTTGAAAGACCTTGCCTTCATCCaggaaagtttatttatttattataaatttccccaattatttatttttaattttttggctatgccatgcagcatgtatgatcttagttccccaaccaaggaacAAACCGCCTcctgtggagtcttaaccattagaccaccagggaagtccccaggacaGTTAGTTTAAATACTACAGAGAGGAAATActaggaagttagaaaaagataCCAGAGAATTCAGTGAATATGGGAAagcaattttgtttaatttttagatCTCTGAGTGCTTTGTAATGATATCAAATTGACATGCACCACAGttgacttggggcttcccttgtggctcagctgataaagcatccacctgcaatgcgggagacctgggttcgatccctgtgttgggaagatcccctggagaagggaaaggctacccactccagtattctggcctagagaattccatggactgtatagtccatggggttgcaaagagtcggacacgactgagtgactttcagtcaTCACGGTTGACTTACTTCTAGTTGTCTGCATCACACTGTAGTCCACATTCTCTGCTTAGTGTTCCTTAACTGTGCTTATCTTTTGAAGGTTTTAGTATGGAATGGAGTGtacaaaatcatttcaaaaatgcttgaagaaaatgagaaatatagaCTTAGGCTGAAATGCCAACAGTTGTCTAGAGAAAGTAAGTAAACACAATTTTCATTGTATTAAAGAGAGCTGGCTTCTCTAATACTTTATTTCTCTTGGATCACATTAGACCAGTAGTTTTCCTCATTGTCACATTCAGTGCATAGCACTGTAGATTCGAGGCTACCATTGTATCACTGTTCATCATAATTAAAAGTACAGAGCATTGTAAAGCACTGAGTGTAGAATAGACCGCAGGTGTAGCTATGTGTGGAGGAGTGCAGAAAGTGAATGTTGACTGAGCTTCCTGAGCCAAGGAAACATGTTTGTCTCTTAAATCTGAAATCTTtttgttaaatctgaatttgaatGAGCGagtaagtgagtgaaagttgttcagtcttgtccaactcttcgatactccatggactgtagcctgccaggctcctctgtccatggaattctccaggtcagaatactggagtgggtatccatttcctcctccaggtgatcttcccttctccaggggatcttcccttttccaggggatcttcccaactcagagatcaaacccaggtatcctgcattgcagatggattctttactgtctgagcctccaggaaagccgGGTCACAAAACTCATCCATATAGATGGAGAAAAGCATTTTAACTATATTATAGTGTACATTCTGTGTTACTTCATACAGTCACTTCGTTTTCATGATGCTGCAGTCCAATTTAATGCATTTAGCAAACTCTTCCCTTGAGTTATAGCCttgatgtcattatttcattcctgGAAAACAATTCATAATTTAAACCATATTTAAAACTACATCAGTTGATGTTGTGGTCAGAGCAAAATTAGATGTAATCTAGTATGTTTATTAAAGTAATTGGAAGTTCTGGATTCTCAAACAGTTAAGCTGGATACAATTTATGTAACAATGCCACATGAATTGCTTAATCAtaagtgattttctttccttcacatgCATGTCCTAATACATATATTACCATGCTGAATGTTTCTGTAGGTTTTTAGTATAGTTACTCAGTGACAACTTTTATTTTGACAGTCTGTAAATCTGCAGAATTTGATTTTGTGAAAAGTATTTTCATaagataataattaaaacagaatgTTGTAAGCAATATAACACTGGAGACTCATTACTGTTCTTATAATATTGCATTCATAATAGCATGAATTGTTTGCAATAATGGTATTTATACTAATGTTCACATTACTGATACTCTGCTTTGCTTTGCTTATCCAGTTAAGAAAGAGAATGAGGCAGGAGAGGGAATTAGGAAAAAGCTGTCAATGGTTTCTTAGGTGACAAGGATGCTTGTATAGGCAGAGAAATGTGCAAAAATATCGACATTGTTCTGTTAATCCAGATCCAGTTACTCTAATAAATACACTAGATTACATCTAATTTTGCTCTGGCCATTACCTTGAACTTGTTAAATTCTTTTGTGCCTCAGCAGTAGGCCTTCtgagcccaggtggctcagtggtaaagaatccacctgccaagcaggagacgtgggtttgatccctaggttgggaagatctcctggagaaggaaatggcaacccactccagtatttcttgtctggataatcccatgatcagtgggctacagtccatggggtcacaaaggagtcagacatgactgagggtctAAACAACAATAGGCCCTCAACTAAACATCAGATGATTTAATGATCTTGTAAAGATTATTTAGCAACTTAAATTGATATGCTGTGTTTTCCAGAAGCTGCATGTTATAAATGAAAAGTATctttataattcattattttattacaattttaaataagattatagaagctaataattatatttttaaatgtattataattCTTATTCcttaatatatgtttattaagGAAAAACCAGTGCCAGAGACCAACTTGaattttctttatactttatcTTGTTCCTAGATTCAAAAGATACAAAATGAATCTTCTTGTCATCTTCTGGTAAGAATACActtagataaaaattaaaaggtataGACTTTTCCCTTCGCCTTTTACATTCTACCATCTCCAACCTTTAGTTGCCTAATTCcaacctgttttcttttttaaacccagTGTTTGACACCTAGAAGGCATTCATTAAATGTTGATTGAAATTTAATAAGCTTCATTCAGGCCTCATATTCACAGTGCTATTGAAACTGCTCTCACCATGGtccaactttttttgttttttatttttgttcatgtaTCTGCttagttctcttttatttttgaacatGCTGTCACATTTAATGTTATCTTACTACTAttccttcaaaatttttttcttacttatgACATTAAAGACCGTGTCATGGTTCTCTTTCTACCTTTCTGACTATATTTTCTGTGTATCTTTTACTTGTCCTTTTTGCTTCCATCTAATAACGAATGCTGCCCTTGGAGTAACTGTTGGTCCTCTTCTCTCTTCATGGGCTTCTCGGGTGGCACTAggcagcggtaaagaacctgcttgccagtgcgggaggcataagagacacaggctcagtcccgggtcaggaagatctcctggagaacggcacagaaacccactccagtgttcttgcctggagaatcccatggagagaggagcctggcggtctacagtcccaggaatggaacccaggtctctggtactgcaggcagattagtATTCTTTAATCTGTAACAGCTCTtcagtctttctttgtcttttatgataTTGACAATTTTGAAGAGTGCAGGCCAATTATTTTTCAGTCTATCcatctggggttgcacagagctgaacatgactgaagtgactaagcacgcacattCTCTCTTTACATACATATTCTGAGATAACTCACCTGTTTTGTGGCTCAATTACTCTTTCTGGGTGTATGACCCTTAAATATCTATTTCACTTCTGACCACTGGTCAAGTACCTCTGAATTTATTTAGGTTGTTCTACATTTACTTTAAATGCTACATGGCTTAAACTGATCATGTCATCCcccttagtgttttttttttttttttcccagttgtgCCCTGGTTTACTTATCGTCTGGACTCTTAATTCTTAGGGATAGGTTACACCCAGTTTGGTAGGGTTTGGGAAGTAGTAGAAAAAGTAAGTAAGATGGGCTTTGGTGAAGAGAAATTAGACTTTTATAAGTGAGAATGTGGGGGAAGGGAGTATATGGACATCAGCAAATTCATGGAGTCCAAGAAAGTGTTTATAAATGTACAGTTTTATTAAACTTATTGAAAGTAGTCATAGTAAAGAAGGGTATACAGTATACTGAAACTTTGTTTCAAATGGACTCACCTGGATACTTGGCCAAGGATCTGTACTTAATTCAGTAGGCAATGAAGAAACATGGAATGTTTTCTTAATGAATTCTAAAAGATTTTCAAATGTATATACAAATTGCAAGAAGAATGCAAAGACCTTCAGAATACACTTTGCTTGGGTTCACCAGTTTTTACATCTTGCCACATGTGCTTTGTCATTATCCTGCTCCCCATTCCtctttctctgtgtatgtgtgtaaagcCTTGCCCCTTAATACTTTAGTGTGTATATCCTAAGAGCCAggatatctttatttttacaacCACACTAGAAATATCAAATTCAGAGCATTTAACactgatataaaatttttataaaatctatAGTCTGTATTCCAATTTTTTCTTGTGCCATTAATGTCCTTAATGGGATTTTTTTGTTACAGAAGATCTGAATCAAAGGTCATGTATCATATTAATTGTAATGTCTCTTTAATGtaatgtattagtcactcagttgtgtccaactctttgcaaccccatggactatagcccattagACTGCTCTGTCCATAAGTTTcttggagtgcgtagccattcccttctccaggggatcttctcaacccaggaatcaaacccaggtctcctgaactgcaggcagattagtATTCTTTAATCTGTAACAACTCTTCAGTCTTTCTTTGTCTTGTATGATATTGACAGTTTTGAAGAGTGTAGGCCAATTATTTTTCAGTCTATCCATCTGGACTTGCTGATAATTCTCCTGATTTGATtcacattttgcatttttggttGGTACATTATATAAATAATGTTACTTTCTTCTCAGAACTTCACATCAGGAGTGATGAGGTCTTCATTTATCTCTTGTTGAGGATGTTAACTTTGATCTGTTGGTTAAGATGTCCAGAACTCTACTATACACAGTTACTGTTCTTCCTTTTATAATTAGTAAGTGTTTTATGGAAAGATAATAAGAAATTATGCAGATATCTTGTACATTGTCAGTATAGGACATTTCAAAGCAGTGGGTTAATCAggtgtgcattttaaaaagaatctgatGTCATTTTGTGAAAACGTGGAATGGAGGCAAGacagaaggtgaaaaagaaaatctagggATTGTAATAGCAGACCAAGGGAAAATTAAAATGCACTTGAAAAGTGGAGAGGACACAGATGACTAGATGTAGGGAAATATATAGATGATACTAAGGTTTGACAATGAGTAGGtaagaaataaattgaaagaGTTGGTTTTATGAACCTACTTAGTTTTATTTTGGCATGTAGGATTTCAAGCAGTAGGTACTCAGGTGAAAACTGTAAGCATTTGGAAGTGTCGGAGCCCGTGTGATACCTATACTGCAATAAGTGTATGCGGTTCTGGCAGTAGGTGCACATGAAACCTCagtgtgggggtggagggagaggagaggactgAGAACACAGTGTCGGGCAGTGCCTAGGATGAAGAGGAAGTCTCAGGCTCTCGAAGAGGGATCCTAGGGGCATAATTAGGAGTGATGAGAGAAATGATCGAGAGAGGGGACACAAATGAAGCTTGCAGGAGATCGAGGGACTGATCTCAAAGGGGCTGAGTTGCAAGGAGGGCATTGACCTTGTTCAGTGACAGTATAGGGGTATGAAATGCTGTTCAGAGTTCCAACACTTAGAAGTAAAGCAAAAATTCCAAGTGTTGACAGTGGCCATCCTTGCAATGACTTTGCTTGTGAGTGGCTGGAGTGGCCTGGTGATAAAGGCCTGTGGTATAGTGTTTTGTGGCACAGTTCTTATAATTGGGACTGTTGAAGTCACCAAGGGTATTGACAGGAACTGGGGAGGAGAAGAAAATATGAGTTGAGCCCATCAGAAGCTTTTTATGGTCAACtagaaaagggggcttccctggtggctcagatggtaaagaatctgcctgcaatgcaggagacctgggtttgatccctaggtcgggaagatcccttggtgagaatacccactccagtattcctgctgggttagccccatggacagaaaggagcctggaagactgcagtccatggggtcgcagagagttggacactgctgagcaaATTAGCCCACATAGAGAAGGTAAAAGCTATCAAAACAATAAGTGCAGGGAGTGGCTAACTGTTGCTTTGCTGTATTAGAAACGTTACAATTTTTCAGTAACTACTAATTACGACATTTTATATTAACAAGAATTCAATTTTGTCATCTTTTATTTAGGTTTAACCTATTTCTGGATCTGTTTACCAAAGAAGATTATGAAGAGTTTAAAGATAGAATTTTAACTTGTCATAATTATATGGTTTGTTGGAATTAGAACTTTAACAGTTGAGCAGAAGAAACTACGCTTTTTATCAATTAgtgtttctttgaaaattaataaaaattttaaatgttgttaTATGCATACAGgtattattttgagaattaataCTTATTCCATactcattaaaattaatattttacataaaatttaaattagcaTTTCAGTATAATTGCATGCATTTAAAATTGCCAACTTTCCCTTTTAATAATGAATCTGCAGccgctgttttatttttcttcatatcgATTTAATTAAGTTAAATTTGGATtcacttaaattatttttggcttcctcaatttttctaaatttttcaatTATGATAAAAACCTACCATTTACATAGAAATTGTTTGAGGTGTTTAATAGTTATTTAAGCCATCTTTTTATCTGAGGGAAAATTAGTAAATTTATGCAAATTCTATATTATAATGTGGAGTATTTTGGAGAAATGTTGGATGGAGATCAAAGACATTCTTCTCCTTTCTAGGCTCCTAATTAGATACATTTTTAAGTGGATAAATGAGAGATTtagaactttgaaaataatttagaagtGTTTTTCAGTGAAGTCCCTGTTTTTCTATTCAATGTTAGTAGTAATCTTCTAGTGCCTACAGCAGTTCTGCTTTTTGCTGATGTAGTCTCTCTCCCTAAATTGTATCAAAGACCGGAGCTAAAAATGTAGGGGGGAGGAGACAAAAAGATGTTTTCTCATCATCAAGCTCCATGTGCACTCCTTGCTTCTTTCCCTgagtaaattcagttcagttcagtcactcagtcgtttctgactctttgcaaccccatggactatagcacaccagggttccctgtccgtcaccaactcccagagcttgctcaatctcatgtccatcgagtcgctgatgccatccaaccatctcatcctctgtcatcaccttctcctcccgcctttgatctttcccagcatcagggtcttttccagtgagtcagttcttcccatcaggtggccaaaatattggagattcagcttcaccgtcagtccttccaatgactattcagggctgatttcctttaggatggactggcttgatctccttgaagtccaggagactctcaagagtcttctccaacaccacagttcaaaagcatcgattctttggcgctcatcgttatagtccaactctcacattcgtatgtgaccactgggaaaaccatagccttgactagatggacctttgttggcaaagtaatggctctgcttttgaatacgctgtctaggttggtcataacttttcttccaatgaccaagtgtcttttaatttcatggctgcagtcaccatctgcagtgattttggagcccccaaaaataaagtctgtctctgtttccactgtttccccatctatttgccatgaagtgatgggactggatgccatgatcttagatttctgaatgttgaactttaagccaactttttcactcttctctttcactttcatcaagaggctctttagttcttcttcactttctgccataaggatggtgtcatgtacatatctgaggttattgatatttctttctcctagccatcttgattccagcttgtgcttcatccagcctggcatttctcatgatgtactctgcatataagttaaataagcagggtgacagtatacagccttgacgtactcctttccctatttggaaccagtatgttgttccatgtacagttctaactgttgctttacCCCTGAGGTAAAGATCCCCTTTTTTAATCCAGGATCATAACAGTAATGTGCATTTTTTTGAGTGTACTGAGAGGGTGAGCTTCCTCATTTCTCTTACAATGGCATTATAGAGTGGTAATAATACAGAATTCTCATGAAGTGGTTCAAGATGTAAGGGTTGTAAAATAATTCATGGTGTTATAAGTTAACTACTTCATGAGACTAGAACAGCCTAGTCTTAAAGGGTTGTTGCGTCTTTACCAAATCCACCTGCTTCTAATTGAAGGACACATTGCCTGAATAAATGGGCCCTGCCTGCCATGCAGTATCCAAAGGTCCCCTAGCAGGGAGGGTCGTGCAACTTCTTTGGAGTGTACTGGGCAAATGTTCTGGCTGCTAAATTCTTGGGTAAAGCTTCAAATTTTGGTTAATACAATTTAAATCATTGTAAAATGAGACATTTACTTGTTTACACTGCAATTTATGTTGCATAAAGTTTTATGATGAATGTAAATGAGGATGTTAGATTCGCTCCAATGTAGGTTTATATTTATGTAAGTTATACTACTTGACATAGCAGTCTGTTTTAATTTATCAAGTGTGTCAGTACTTATTtgatatggcttccctgataggtcagttggtaaaaaatttgcctgcaatgcaggaaaccccagttcgattcctgggtcaggaagatctgctggagaagggataggctacccaccccagtattcttgggcttcccttgtggctcagc
This region includes:
- the C20H5orf47 gene encoding uncharacterized protein C5orf47 homolog, with protein sequence MDSPPVGLGTKRRVRTALRDCPEKPQKCNEGLTQKNLAKEFDFPIPLSETSKIMKKKNKKVLVWNGVYKIISKMLEENEKYRLRLKCQQLSRENSKDTK